The following proteins come from a genomic window of Gynuella sunshinyii YC6258:
- a CDS encoding cytochrome b/b6 domain-containing protein: MRSIVVIMGMLLGTLSLANTFHPDIPLLNGEGKPWQAGEAVSQAQSCGQCHDQSFIHHTMDQPHILKMTEQQRFAWRLGIQPELPERTESQCLLCHAPEQKQLTVLADPQGVVNAADLSLGSPTSEACGRCHSAVQTDVSRPFVLPELNLDNHAAFTGEMYVAQRISRSAINIADKQVLNFSFDIHAERVLSCADCHAAANNPTAPQGLSADSKTVKYDPRGLSAHDFLRQPDHGFTAALPCSECHDAGQSHQWLPYQDQHFSRLSCESCHSSWIAGPALAAVNLDTDPAELQWRGITEELVTGYQAWLLPDEQGRLAPFNLIAVTENGATRTIAKAIHHNVNTQTAVRACQDCHSDQSKLLQPITQAPVNLTLPAGFVVADGLPDLTAAGIYLLGSNAVPMADWLGLALLVATVAGVFAHGMGRYLAWRRLGAHREPRRRVYMYSRYERLWHWLQAAAILLLLITGAVIHKPYLFAWISFPYMVQIHNVLGFILLVNAVLALFYHLASGEIRQFIPMPADLFVRMFEQIRFYTSGIFKGAPHPFEKTPEQKLNPLQKIAYFGLLNALLPAQMLTGLLIWGAQRWPELAMTFGGLVWLGPVHTFLAWAFVAFLVMHIYLTTTSGPKLTSGIKAMVEGWEEVEVTEEHTS, encoded by the coding sequence ATGAGAAGCATCGTAGTGATCATGGGGATGTTGCTGGGAACCTTGTCGCTGGCCAACACCTTTCACCCGGATATTCCACTACTTAACGGTGAGGGCAAACCATGGCAGGCCGGTGAAGCGGTATCTCAGGCGCAGAGTTGTGGTCAATGCCATGACCAGTCTTTTATCCATCACACCATGGATCAACCTCACATCCTGAAAATGACCGAACAGCAGCGCTTTGCCTGGCGTCTGGGTATACAACCGGAACTGCCAGAGCGGACGGAGAGTCAATGTCTGCTGTGTCATGCGCCTGAACAGAAACAGCTGACAGTTCTGGCTGATCCCCAGGGTGTTGTCAACGCGGCGGATCTATCCCTTGGCAGTCCCACCAGCGAAGCCTGTGGCCGTTGTCACAGTGCGGTTCAAACCGATGTTTCCAGACCTTTCGTGTTACCGGAACTGAACTTGGATAACCATGCTGCGTTCACCGGGGAAATGTATGTCGCCCAGCGCATCAGCCGGTCAGCCATCAACATCGCGGATAAACAGGTTCTGAACTTCAGTTTTGATATTCATGCCGAGCGGGTCTTAAGTTGCGCCGATTGTCACGCCGCAGCTAATAATCCCACGGCCCCCCAGGGACTGTCGGCCGATAGCAAGACTGTCAAATATGATCCCCGGGGGCTGTCTGCCCACGACTTTCTGAGGCAGCCCGATCATGGTTTTACCGCAGCTCTGCCATGTAGTGAATGTCATGATGCCGGTCAGAGCCATCAGTGGTTGCCTTATCAGGATCAGCACTTCAGCCGACTCAGTTGCGAAAGCTGCCACAGCAGCTGGATCGCCGGCCCGGCGCTGGCGGCGGTCAATCTCGACACTGACCCTGCCGAACTCCAGTGGCGTGGTATCACGGAAGAGCTGGTAACCGGCTATCAGGCCTGGCTGCTGCCCGATGAACAGGGACGGCTGGCACCTTTCAATCTGATCGCGGTCACCGAAAACGGCGCTACGCGGACCATTGCCAAAGCCATTCATCACAACGTCAATACACAAACGGCAGTACGTGCCTGTCAGGATTGTCATTCTGACCAGTCCAAACTGCTGCAACCAATAACCCAGGCACCGGTTAATCTGACGTTGCCGGCAGGATTTGTGGTGGCAGATGGCCTGCCGGATCTGACCGCTGCGGGGATTTATCTGCTGGGCAGTAATGCGGTGCCGATGGCCGACTGGCTTGGACTGGCGCTTCTGGTAGCGACGGTTGCAGGTGTTTTCGCTCATGGTATGGGACGCTATCTGGCCTGGCGGCGTCTTGGCGCGCATCGCGAACCACGCCGGCGGGTGTACATGTACAGCCGATATGAACGACTTTGGCATTGGTTGCAGGCGGCGGCGATTTTGCTACTGCTGATCACCGGCGCGGTGATCCATAAACCTTATTTGTTTGCCTGGATCAGTTTTCCCTACATGGTCCAGATTCATAACGTGCTGGGTTTCATTCTGCTGGTGAATGCGGTGCTGGCGCTGTTCTATCACCTGGCCAGCGGCGAGATCCGGCAATTTATACCCATGCCGGCAGACTTGTTTGTTCGCATGTTTGAGCAGATTCGTTTTTATACCAGCGGCATTTTCAAAGGTGCACCGCACCCCTTCGAAAAAACGCCCGAGCAAAAGCTGAACCCGTTACAGAAAATTGCCTATTTCGGTCTTCTGAATGCATTACTGCCAGCGCAGATGCTGACCGGCCTGCTGATCTGGGGAGCACAACGATGGCCGGAACTGGCCATGACATTTGGTGGACTGGTCTGGCTCGGACCGGTGCACACCTTCCTGGCCTGGGCATTTGTCGCCTTTCTGGTCATGCATATTTATCTCACCACCACTTCCGGTCCAAAACTGACATCCGGCATTAAAGCCATGGTTGAAGGTTGGGAAGAGGTGGAAGTGACAGAGGAGCACACATCATGA
- a CDS encoding YeeE/YedE thiosulfate transporter family protein, whose product MKRSIYPIAPSSGKPYWNPYVAGILLGVVLFLAFLISGNGLGASGGLNRLVVWVQDALFPEHVDNTPFLLHMAGGDLNPLTNWVVFMVIGAVIGGFVSGWLRGRVRLETNKGPQITPKTRWALAFVGGALMGYGARLARGCTSGQALSGGAVLSVGSWAFMFAVFAGAYLLAWTFRKAWNPGGKQS is encoded by the coding sequence ATGAAACGTTCTATCTATCCCATTGCACCGAGCAGTGGCAAGCCATACTGGAATCCATATGTCGCCGGTATTTTGCTGGGAGTGGTGCTGTTTCTGGCCTTTTTGATCAGTGGCAATGGTCTTGGCGCATCCGGCGGTCTGAACCGGCTGGTGGTCTGGGTGCAGGATGCTTTGTTTCCGGAACATGTGGATAACACCCCCTTCCTGTTGCATATGGCCGGTGGTGATCTGAATCCGCTAACCAATTGGGTGGTGTTTATGGTTATCGGCGCTGTTATTGGTGGATTTGTATCCGGCTGGTTGCGAGGACGGGTTCGGCTGGAAACCAACAAAGGTCCGCAGATTACTCCAAAAACCCGCTGGGCGCTGGCCTTTGTGGGAGGCGCATTGATGGGTTATGGCGCCCGACTGGCACGCGGCTGTACCTCGGGACAGGCGTTGAGCGGTGGCGCGGTTTTGTCCGTTGGCAGTTGGGCTTTCATGTTCGCCGTCTTTGCCGGTGCGTACCTGCTTGCCTGGACGTTCCGCAAAGCCTGGAATCCCGGAGGTAAACAATCATGA
- a CDS encoding YeeE/YedE thiosulfate transporter family protein, with amino-acid sequence MTVFPLNLVAEYGAGVAYLIYILLGFGFGFVLESAGFGNSRKLAAQFYFKELTVFKVMFTAIIVAMVLIFLATALGWLDYRLIWVNPTYLWPGILGGLIMGAGFIIGGFCPGTSLVALATLKLDGLFFVLGVLFGIFVFGETVDFYNVFFNSSYMGRFTLPELFHLGYGSVVLIIVVVALLLLWGSEWVESRVSGITMPRLNWRAIVAGVLVLLAGITAAIGQPDFQRRWNSMAAAEQPRIDQRQIYASPLEVLHLQNDRQIVVRLLDIRSQSDFNYFHIRDAQRANPNELEKLAQALIAEPANTVFILVGNDEQLATEVWKQLRGASVPSLYVLEGGINLWIEQFADDDFLREARVDRIRSDQLGFRFVQALGDQYPMASPNPEIYEQTFDAKVKLELKRAPTGGGCG; translated from the coding sequence ATGACCGTTTTTCCTCTTAATCTGGTGGCTGAATATGGTGCCGGAGTTGCGTATCTGATTTACATACTGCTGGGTTTTGGTTTTGGATTTGTGCTGGAGAGTGCAGGTTTTGGCAACTCTCGTAAGTTGGCGGCACAATTCTATTTTAAGGAACTTACAGTATTTAAGGTGATGTTCACGGCCATTATCGTTGCCATGGTGCTTATTTTTTTGGCAACAGCTCTGGGATGGCTGGACTATCGTCTTATCTGGGTGAATCCAACCTATTTGTGGCCGGGAATTCTCGGCGGTTTGATCATGGGGGCCGGTTTTATCATCGGTGGTTTTTGTCCGGGTACCTCACTGGTGGCGTTGGCAACATTAAAGCTGGACGGGCTGTTTTTTGTGCTGGGGGTGCTGTTTGGAATCTTCGTCTTTGGTGAGACGGTTGATTTCTATAATGTCTTCTTTAATTCCAGTTATATGGGGCGTTTTACTTTACCGGAATTATTCCATCTGGGTTATGGCAGTGTTGTCTTGATCATAGTGGTCGTGGCGTTGTTGTTGCTGTGGGGGTCCGAATGGGTGGAAAGTCGGGTATCCGGAATAACCATGCCCAGACTCAATTGGCGCGCGATAGTGGCGGGTGTATTGGTTCTGCTGGCGGGTATAACGGCGGCCATTGGACAGCCGGATTTTCAGCGTCGCTGGAACAGTATGGCCGCAGCAGAACAGCCGCGTATCGATCAGCGTCAGATTTATGCCTCACCCCTGGAAGTATTGCACCTTCAAAATGATCGGCAGATCGTGGTGAGGTTGCTCGATATTCGCTCGCAGTCTGATTTCAATTATTTCCATATCCGTGATGCCCAGAGAGCGAACCCCAATGAACTGGAAAAACTGGCGCAAGCACTCATCGCCGAACCAGCCAATACGGTATTTATTCTGGTGGGTAACGATGAACAACTGGCGACGGAGGTATGGAAACAGCTTCGTGGTGCAAGCGTGCCGAGTCTGTATGTGCTCGAAGGTGGAATTAACCTGTGGATAGAACAGTTTGCCGATGATGATTTTCTACGCGAAGCCAGAGTGGATAGAATTCGAAGTGATCAGTTGGGGTTTCGTTTTGTCCAAGCCCTGGGAGATCAATATCCCATGGCCAGTCCTAACCCTGAAATCTATGAGCAGACGTTCGATGCCAAGGTAAAACTGGAATTGAAGAGAGCACCGACGGGGGGTGGATGCGGTTGA
- a CDS encoding DUF4404 family protein — protein MSENQLISLYEKLRETVGNDEISEQQKHLMDKVEYHIHNQEEPDPDEPGIVDILEMLVTELETDHPKATLVVKKLLDTLSGMGI, from the coding sequence ATGAGCGAGAATCAACTGATCAGCCTGTACGAAAAGCTCAGAGAAACCGTTGGCAATGATGAAATCAGTGAACAGCAAAAGCATCTGATGGATAAGGTGGAATATCATATTCACAATCAGGAAGAGCCGGATCCTGATGAACCCGGAATCGTCGATATTCTGGAAATGCTGGTCACAGAACTGGAGACCGATCACCCGAAAGCAACGCTGGTCGTTAAAAAACTTCTGGACACATTATCCGGCATGGGCATTTAA
- a CDS encoding YgiQ family radical SAM protein yields the protein MTEQPKAIYSYRKYWAECFGVAPFLPMTRAEMDQLGWDSCDIIVVTGDAYVDHPSFGMAVIGRVLEAQGFRVGILAQPDWTDKASFQALGKPNLFFGVTAGNMDSMINRYTADKRYRHDDAYTAGNVAGKRPDRAVTVYTQKCKEAYSDVPVVIGGIEASLRRLAHYDYWSDSLRRSVLLDSTADILLFGNAERALIEIAHRAAAGESVRDMTDIRGTAFLRKQMPQDWEEIDSTRLDVPGRLIKKPNPYAMADESDKAEVAESIQHNQGAEAITLIPDLKARKSDPRRSYIRLPAYEQVKKDMALYAHQDRIFHKETNPGNARALVQRHGRNDIWVNPPPIPLTTEELDWVFEMSYQRVPHPCYGDANIPAYEMIRFSVNIMRGCFGGCTFCSITEHEGRVIQSRSEQSILTEIENIRDKTPGFTGMISDLGGPTANMYRLNCKSKEVEENCRRLSCVYPTICSNLNTDHSYTTQLYRKARAISGVKKIAIASGLRYDLAVEDPDYVRELVTHHVGGYLKIAPEHSETGPLSKMMKPGMGTYDRFKAMFERFSREAGKEQYLIPYFISAHPGSTDEDMMNLALWLKQNKFRVDQVQNFYPSPMATASTMYITEMNPLKPVKSAGNEFVFSAKTKEQRRLHKAFLRYHDPENWPVLRQALKRMGKAHLIGRGKMHLVPPESGREKDRLRQQTKRTGYQHARTQHTGLPHNPKSRQGRH from the coding sequence ATGACTGAACAACCCAAAGCCATATATTCCTATCGTAAATACTGGGCAGAGTGCTTCGGTGTTGCGCCATTTCTGCCGATGACCCGGGCGGAGATGGATCAATTGGGTTGGGACAGCTGCGATATCATCGTGGTGACGGGTGATGCGTATGTGGATCATCCCAGTTTTGGGATGGCGGTGATTGGCCGGGTACTTGAAGCGCAGGGGTTTCGGGTGGGGATTCTGGCACAGCCGGACTGGACCGATAAAGCCTCATTTCAGGCGCTGGGAAAACCCAATCTGTTTTTCGGCGTAACGGCCGGAAATATGGACAGCATGATCAACCGCTATACTGCCGACAAACGCTATCGTCATGATGATGCCTATACTGCGGGCAACGTGGCTGGTAAACGTCCGGATCGCGCGGTGACGGTATATACCCAAAAGTGCAAAGAAGCCTACAGTGATGTTCCGGTGGTGATCGGTGGCATTGAGGCAAGTCTTCGACGGCTGGCGCACTACGATTACTGGAGTGACAGTTTGCGTCGTTCGGTGCTGTTGGACAGTACGGCGGATATTCTGTTGTTCGGTAATGCTGAACGCGCATTGATTGAAATCGCTCACCGGGCAGCGGCAGGAGAATCTGTTCGCGACATGACTGATATTCGGGGTACTGCTTTCCTGCGCAAACAAATGCCGCAGGATTGGGAGGAAATTGATTCCACCCGTCTGGATGTTCCGGGGCGATTGATCAAAAAACCAAATCCCTATGCCATGGCCGATGAGTCTGACAAGGCTGAGGTGGCCGAGAGTATTCAACATAATCAGGGAGCCGAAGCCATTACCCTGATTCCCGACCTGAAAGCCCGTAAGAGTGATCCCCGGCGCAGTTATATTCGCCTGCCAGCCTATGAACAGGTTAAAAAAGACATGGCGTTGTATGCGCACCAGGATCGGATATTTCACAAGGAGACCAATCCGGGCAATGCCCGTGCGCTGGTGCAGCGTCATGGTCGCAATGATATCTGGGTCAACCCGCCGCCGATTCCATTGACCACAGAAGAACTGGATTGGGTGTTTGAGATGTCTTATCAGCGGGTGCCGCATCCCTGCTATGGTGATGCCAATATCCCTGCGTACGAAATGATTCGTTTCTCGGTCAACATCATGCGAGGCTGTTTTGGTGGTTGTACCTTCTGTTCGATCACCGAACATGAAGGGCGAGTGATTCAGAGTCGTTCCGAGCAATCCATTCTGACCGAAATTGAAAATATACGTGATAAAACCCCTGGTTTTACCGGCATGATCTCTGACCTTGGCGGACCGACAGCCAACATGTACCGGCTAAACTGCAAGAGCAAGGAAGTTGAAGAAAACTGCCGGCGTCTGAGTTGTGTGTATCCGACCATCTGCAGCAACCTGAATACTGACCACAGCTATACCACCCAACTGTATCGGAAGGCACGGGCGATTTCCGGCGTCAAGAAAATCGCGATTGCCTCCGGTCTGCGTTATGACCTGGCCGTGGAGGATCCAGATTACGTGCGTGAACTGGTGACGCATCATGTCGGTGGATACCTGAAGATTGCACCGGAACATTCAGAAACCGGGCCTTTGAGTAAAATGATGAAGCCCGGAATGGGCACGTATGATCGTTTCAAGGCGATGTTTGAACGGTTCTCCAGAGAAGCTGGTAAAGAGCAGTATCTGATTCCCTATTTTATTTCCGCACATCCGGGATCGACAGATGAAGACATGATGAATCTGGCCCTGTGGCTCAAACAAAACAAGTTTCGGGTGGATCAGGTACAGAACTTTTATCCATCACCGATGGCCACCGCCAGTACCATGTACATTACGGAAATGAATCCCCTTAAGCCGGTAAAATCCGCTGGCAACGAGTTTGTATTCAGTGCCAAAACCAAGGAACAGCGGCGTTTACACAAAGCTTTTCTACGTTATCACGATCCGGAAAACTGGCCGGTTTTACGTCAGGCACTCAAACGTATGGGTAAGGCCCACCTGATCGGTCGGGGCAAAATGCATCTGGTTCCACCAGAATCCGGTCGGGAAAAAGATCGCCTGCGTCAGCAGACAAAAAGAACCGGTTATCAGCATGCCCGCACCCAGCATACGGGGTTGCCGCATAACCCAAAATCCCGCCAAGGTCGACATTGA
- a CDS encoding GGDEF domain-containing protein, whose protein sequence is MAFSQLFKERSDQDFVRRTRSGVLIYVVAYPLLIFSTDVYHQSVYFCVTLFILMTSIAIARLLLAQLLSKPFYHQHQKFWRYLILGFSLAHGICWSVIFIKFVADPRFENVSFTMLLGLVAIVSGSTNTLIPKGNFFHLYVAILMAPMLLMLFIRGFHLSLILVMLCFWIYSYFLGNQIYNEYVNSFRSEYEAGKNKEALEALSKTDSLTGIFNRHHFNESVEQQWHMCMRNRYPLSLIMMDVDHFKRINDTHGHILGDDCLVHVAAIVRNVVKRSTDIVTRYGGEEFAIILPGTSAAHACEVAEKIRQEVENTPFVSNHHILPVTVSCGVSSHVPDETSSVLELLANADTALYLAKNTGRNRVESHINNYPGMDDGNTHGTQRDDL, encoded by the coding sequence ATGGCATTTAGTCAGTTATTTAAGGAACGGTCAGATCAGGATTTCGTGCGGCGGACCAGGTCGGGTGTGCTGATTTATGTTGTTGCGTATCCGCTGCTGATTTTCTCAACTGATGTTTATCATCAGAGTGTCTATTTTTGCGTCACATTATTTATTCTTATGACAAGTATCGCGATAGCCAGACTGTTGTTGGCGCAGCTTCTGTCAAAACCCTTTTACCATCAACATCAAAAATTTTGGAGATATCTGATACTGGGTTTTTCCCTTGCCCATGGGATTTGTTGGAGCGTTATTTTTATTAAGTTTGTGGCTGATCCGCGCTTTGAGAATGTCAGCTTTACCATGTTGTTGGGGCTGGTTGCCATTGTTAGTGGATCAACCAACACGCTAATTCCCAAAGGAAATTTTTTTCATCTCTATGTTGCAATATTAATGGCACCGATGCTGTTAATGTTGTTTATCCGAGGATTCCATCTAAGCCTGATATTGGTCATGTTGTGTTTCTGGATTTATAGCTATTTCCTGGGTAATCAGATTTATAATGAGTATGTGAATTCATTCAGATCAGAATATGAAGCCGGCAAAAACAAGGAGGCTTTGGAAGCGCTCAGCAAAACAGACTCGTTGACAGGTATTTTTAATCGTCATCACTTTAACGAAAGTGTCGAGCAGCAATGGCACATGTGTATGCGCAACCGTTATCCGCTTTCATTGATTATGATGGATGTCGATCACTTCAAACGAATCAACGACACTCATGGGCACATTTTGGGAGACGACTGTCTGGTTCATGTGGCTGCCATTGTCAGGAACGTGGTTAAACGCAGTACTGATATCGTCACCCGTTATGGCGGAGAGGAATTTGCCATCATCCTGCCCGGCACTTCGGCTGCACATGCATGTGAAGTTGCCGAAAAAATCCGTCAGGAAGTGGAAAATACCCCGTTTGTGTCAAATCACCATATTCTCCCGGTAACTGTCAGCTGTGGCGTCAGTTCCCATGTTCCAGACGAAACTTCCAGCGTCCTGGAGCTGCTGGCCAATGCCGATACCGCGTTGTATCTGGCTAAAAATACTGGCCGCAACCGGGTAGAATCTCATATTAATAATTACCCCGGGATGGACGACGGAAATACACATGGCACTCAACGCGACGATTTATAA
- a CDS encoding YaeQ family protein has translation MALNATIYKVSLNIADLDRQYFADHALTLAQHPSETDLRLMVRILAYGFEAEEHLSFGRGISTADEPDMWQKSLTGDIEHWIDVGLPSLERLKKACGRSRRVTVYAYGDRQAPIWFEQIKNELPRFDTLTVYSFSNQSVQSLLPSLSRVTQLQMTIQDQEALVSSEKVSVTVTRDILFASDR, from the coding sequence ATGGCACTCAACGCGACGATTTATAAAGTTAGTTTGAATATTGCAGACCTTGACCGGCAGTATTTTGCCGATCATGCATTGACTTTGGCTCAGCACCCTTCTGAAACCGACCTGCGGCTGATGGTCCGGATTCTGGCATATGGTTTTGAGGCGGAGGAACACTTGAGCTTTGGTCGAGGGATCAGCACTGCGGACGAACCGGATATGTGGCAGAAGAGCCTGACCGGAGACATAGAGCACTGGATCGATGTTGGACTGCCCTCACTGGAGCGACTCAAAAAAGCCTGTGGGCGAAGCCGGCGGGTAACCGTTTATGCCTATGGTGACCGTCAGGCGCCAATATGGTTTGAACAGATTAAAAATGAATTGCCTCGATTTGATACGCTAACAGTTTATTCATTTTCAAATCAGTCGGTACAATCGTTATTGCCATCACTGTCGCGGGTGACTCAGCTGCAAATGACCATTCAGGATCAGGAAGCATTGGTTAGCTCGGAAAAAGTATCAGTGACTGTGACCAGGGACATATTATTTGCATCAGACAGATAG
- a CDS encoding YbjQ family protein: MLLSNIEIIPGRRVVKHLGLVQGSTVRAKHVGRDLMASIKNVFGGELKGYTELLEDSRSEAIERMTQQAQAIGANAILNIRFSTSSVAQGAAELFVYGTAVVLE, encoded by the coding sequence ATGTTGCTCAGTAATATCGAAATCATTCCCGGACGCAGGGTGGTCAAACATCTTGGTCTGGTACAAGGCAGTACCGTCAGAGCCAAGCATGTGGGTCGGGACTTGATGGCCAGTATCAAAAATGTCTTCGGTGGTGAACTGAAGGGATATACTGAATTACTCGAAGACAGTCGTAGTGAAGCCATCGAGCGAATGACGCAACAGGCCCAGGCGATTGGTGCCAATGCAATACTCAACATTCGTTTTTCCACCTCATCCGTGGCGCAGGGCGCAGCCGAACTGTTTGTGTATGGTACCGCCGTTGTGCTTGAGTAG
- a CDS encoding YbjQ family protein: MESLINILVVLTLLILGYGFGRYAERKHYRHIIAKEQELAHILVFPERIPPPHLAGSHSALVTGSVVISVDYFKRFIAALRMLIGGRLGSYESLLDRGRREAIIRVKQQAADMNAKAVFNLKLETASISKGQGNTIGSVEVLAYGTAMIDQVSS; encoded by the coding sequence ATGGAATCGTTAATCAACATCCTGGTTGTACTCACGCTGCTCATTCTCGGCTATGGGTTTGGACGCTATGCTGAGCGCAAGCACTATCGCCACATCATTGCGAAGGAACAGGAACTTGCTCATATCCTGGTTTTTCCCGAACGCATTCCGCCTCCTCATCTTGCTGGTAGTCATAGTGCGCTGGTGACCGGAAGTGTGGTGATTTCAGTGGATTATTTTAAACGTTTTATTGCGGCGCTGAGGATGCTGATCGGTGGCCGTTTGGGCAGTTATGAATCATTACTGGACCGTGGGCGGCGCGAAGCCATCATTCGGGTTAAACAACAGGCGGCGGACATGAATGCCAAAGCGGTATTTAATCTGAAGCTGGAAACAGCCTCAATCAGCAAAGGGCAGGGCAATACCATAGGTTCGGTTGAGGTATTGGCGTATGGAACGGCTATGATTGATCAAGTATCGTCATAA
- a CDS encoding M48 family metallopeptidase: MSYENPKIPEGINVSKQQPLLEFAQLTIMVFGGIALVLALLMFSAGYLAKFLPFSWEVRLAHNLRLEQLSDSDERYPQRQQSLQQLSDTLAAAMDFSDAMSISPHWLESEQLNAFATLGGQVFLFSELVEQLDSEQALAMVLAHEIAHVRLRHPIRNLAGGATVQLVLALLGNQQGLNSVGALGVMGYSRRQEQEADILALTTVQRVYGNVSGALDFYQQMTVLQAEPPQWLSTHPATADRIRVLTELIRERHWLVGDELKLPIPDVYFSESTRK; the protein is encoded by the coding sequence ATGAGCTATGAAAACCCGAAAATACCAGAAGGTATTAACGTCAGTAAGCAGCAGCCGTTGTTAGAGTTTGCGCAACTGACAATTATGGTATTTGGAGGGATTGCACTGGTGCTGGCATTGCTGATGTTCAGCGCCGGTTATCTGGCCAAGTTTCTGCCGTTTTCCTGGGAAGTCCGGTTGGCTCACAACCTGCGTCTGGAACAGCTGTCAGACAGTGATGAGCGATACCCGCAGCGACAGCAGTCATTGCAGCAATTGAGTGATACATTGGCGGCTGCCATGGATTTCAGCGATGCGATGAGTATTTCGCCCCACTGGCTTGAATCCGAACAGTTGAATGCGTTTGCGACCCTTGGCGGACAGGTTTTTCTTTTCTCCGAACTGGTCGAACAGCTGGATTCTGAACAGGCGCTGGCCATGGTGCTGGCTCACGAAATCGCCCATGTCCGGTTGCGTCATCCGATTCGTAATTTGGCCGGTGGTGCTACTGTGCAGCTGGTACTGGCGCTGCTGGGGAATCAGCAGGGCCTGAATTCAGTTGGGGCTCTGGGGGTGATGGGCTACAGTCGCCGTCAGGAGCAGGAAGCAGACATTCTGGCCCTGACCACTGTGCAACGGGTATATGGTAATGTCAGCGGCGCGCTGGATTTTTACCAACAGATGACGGTATTGCAGGCAGAACCGCCACAATGGCTATCGACCCATCCGGCGACAGCCGATAGAATCAGAGTGCTTACTGAGTTGATCAGGGAGCGTCATTGGCTGGTTGGGGATGAACTCAAGTTACCGATACCCGACGTTTATTTTTCTGAGTCAACGAGAAAATAA